ATGGGATGGATGGAACACAGGTTTGAATCACAGGAGCAAACCACTTTTAGCAATCTTTAAAACAAATAccaacattttgacaaaatttgaacaGCTGTGAATGTCTCTTTCCAATAACCTGGttgatttatgaaaatttgtcgtTGATCAGAAGACATCTGTGTGatcaatttgtcaacgccgtgctTGGTCTTTTCTATTGGTGCAGAGGATTGAGAAGCTTGGTAAACTATTCTGAGTTGGGCTAGTTGaataaatgttctgtcatagccaataaagTAAATAAGTTGACTGAATTTGTTAGATtgaggatttggctgaaattgttgatggaacgttttgttatgacctccattatctgacaagtatggtccaaatctgattTTAACCTGATGTAGAACATGAGTTATGTGTTCCATCTGTATAAGATGCGGTTCGGGGTTGAATTACATGTCAACATTAATTTGAAggctaattttttgttattctatCAGATATCTTTTGTATTATATCTCGGGCACGTAATTTACTCTATATCTTATGGTGAAGTGTGAACAAGAAAAAACATGCTAAGGAAATCTTGAGAACCTTGAGAACCTTGAAAACCATGGATaccttaaaaatttatacaaatcatTTAAGTTGATGGGCACATTTGTATAAAATGTTTGACATTTTCTTGGGAACGGTGTAGACTTAACgagatatgggtttatatgcagctatatttggttataaacCTGTTAAGACTGTATTTAtcacggatgttggaagacaAAACAggtgaaaatttcagcctaatggaACACCAACTGTGGATTCCAGGGCCTAAAGAtatctaatcggaagatcggtttgtatgaaagctatatcaggttacacacTGATTTGAATTgtacttgacacggttgttgtaagtcataacagaacgctaggtgtaaaatttcagctaaatcggataacaattggggcttctaggggctttagaactcaaatcgggagatcggtttatatggacgctatatcggtaatataccgatttggaccacataaaaatggggctacaacaacaaccgatttggaccatacttaacacaaatgttggaagttatgaAAAAATACTACATGTATAActttatctaaatcggataataacggCTTCAAGGGGcccaaaaaatcaaattgttgGACCATGGAACGCCATGCTATATagaaatctgaacagatatggccaatttgcaaaaTTCGATGAACCACACCAACAAGAAGTATCAAAATTACActcggatatctttattcgtttggccgctatcatgatttcgacagacaggcatacggaaatggctaaatcgtcttagaatattACCACGATGAAGAATATGTTTACGTTATGGGGTTGCAGATTATTTTTACGAGGTATTACTAACAGAAAGACCAGATTTGAATAACGACCCTCCTATAGTGGAGCGTAAAAAATGCTAAATAAGCATCCCATAAATGCTGATAGCACATTATATTTTGAAGATTAAAACAAataatcatttcatttcattttgagTTGATTAGCCTGAAAAAGTTAAATTATATCAAAAGTGCCTAAACTGATATGCTGTTCTTTGATAAGATTAATATGCATTTGATACACTTTGTTGTGGTATTATTATGTTTACTTTTTTCAGCTAGTTCAGTTACTTGCCTTCTTTTATATGATTGGGATTTGGAAGTAAACCCCCCAAAATGACTGCACCAAATAAAATAGATAATCCAAATGTAGATCTTCATATACCATCGTGGATAAATTTGGATTATTTCAAAGATATAGTAGCCAAAGATGTTCCCGATATGGTTGACATAGTCAACTTTACACCAACGGCTGCCATACCGCCAGGTAGTAATTTTACTTCGGCTATGCTGCGTCTACACTTTGATTTAAGGATGAAAGGTAAGATACCAGATATTTGTTTAAGAAAGCAGTAAATATTAGTTTTGGTTGAAGATAAGATTCGTATATTAAACTTAAATGGCAGGAAAAATTAAACCATAAAATATAAACTTTTAAGAAGAAACTAAAACCTAATTCATTGCACCatctattgagttgcccaaaaattaattgcggattttttaaaagaaaataaatgcatttttaaaaaaacttaaaatgaactttaatcaaatatactttttttttacactttttttctaaagcaagctgataactgacagaagaaagaatgcaattacagagtcgcaagctgtgaaaaaatttgtcaacgccaactatataaaaaatacgcaattactttttgggcaaccatagtatGAACTCTTCGCACAAGAACcgcaaaaaaacaaattctctATTCCCTATGTagggaactcctcaaggaggtgtactgtctcctctacttttgaatatagccaataacaatataatgttgtctctgaaagaagaaggcataaaagtggtcgcgtatgctgatgacgtggcaattgcggttagagaAATGGGAAACTTacctctaagagatatacttcaggaagctctacgtgcaacagcaaagtgggctaccaaaagtgaTCTGAttataaatccatgcaagacagaagtagttcttttcagcatgagatacaagttgcctacagtgtctccttgggtggagaaaaTGCTTCATTtacaaaaagcgcaaaataattggctgttttgctggacaggagattgaacttcaaatcaaacattttggaaacgaCAAGAaatgccactcttgccctatatacctgcaagggagccattggcaaaagttggggggtttagacagcgtgtcatgcattgggtatattctgcagttgtcagacctattaggGCTAtacggtgttgtggtctggtggacggcgcttcaaatatccacctactgctcaatacctaACTGGATCCAAAgaatttgtgcatcacagccgcaggaggatgacaccatctgattcactgaatttaatgctacatcttataccTCTGGACACTGTGGCTACCCACATTGCAGCGACCACtcccgtgaggttaagggagctttcttattggtcatgtggcggctacggacactgtgttatcgttgatacaatatccgatgttccaggcagtgtggagccgcttttgataaaaattacggtaccactattcctgataaaaccgattggaacgatatccctggtaatagaagttacatatatttctatacggatggttccaaactaaacgaccaggtgggatttgaggtgtactctaaagatttagaactgatcatatcgatgaggttacccgaccactgtagtatgtatcaagcagagaccTTTGCACGGCCATACGTTTATAATTTTGTTCACCAAAGGTattgtttaattaaaaagttggaaaatgtataatttctaaattaagtttgcttatctttggctagaatctttaaaataagaacaaaaatttttatagtggACCAAGTATAGTAATTTCAGTCTTTAGGGCATTGCTTGACCAGTAATAAAGAGACACAAATTGTTAATACTACAGTCTACATTTGTTTCCAGATGGTTCCCTGAAATACAAGTCTTACATTTTTAAGACCATGTTGGAAAATGATAAGGGAGGTAAAATCATCAATGAATTGGCCTTATTTCCCAAAGAACTACAAATGTATTGCAAATACCTACCTGCCTTTGAGAATCTTTATAAGAAAGCCGGCTGGCATATACAATTGGCTCCCAGATGTTTGCTGGCCGAGAGGAAAGATAATATTATTAACTTCATGTTTGAAGATTTAcaagaaagaaattttaaaaatgcaaaTCGTCTTGAGGGCTTTGACATGGTGCACATGCAGCACTCTCTAAGAAAGTTGGCTGAATTTCATGCTGCCAGTGCGGTATATGAGGAACAAAATGGTGCATATCCCGAAGATTTTCAATACAGTTTCATAGACACACGCCATAATTTGTCATATCTGCAGAGTAAATACAACACTACAATATCTAGTTATAAGAAAGCCATGGCACTATGGAATTGGGATAAAGCCGAGGAATATATACAGAAATTGGTGTGTAGTTGTTAgatattgtaaaaatatttgcaattagTTGATTTAAAAGTGAGATGTTCATTTCAGCCCACCTTTGATCAATATTGGAAATGTGCCTTAGCTTCTTTGGAGCCTTCTCCCAATTCTTTTAATGTTTTGAATCATTGTGATTTCTGGTCCAGTAATATAATGTTTGCCTATTTGCCCAATGGTGAACTGGACAATACTCTGTTACTGGATTTTCAAATTTGTAAATGGGGTAGTCCAGCAGAGGATTTGCTATTCTTTCTTACCACCTCGCCCAATGGTGATATAATTCTGAAGGAGTATGATTCCTTTGTGGTCTTGTATCATGCACGTCTGGTGGAATGTCTAAGAATTTTGGGTTATCGGAAATCCATACCCAGTTTGAGATCTATACATCAGGATATGTTTGACAAAAGAAATACCTATTATGGTAAGTAAGGTCTTCTTAAAAGGATTGATTCAATATTGATGCTATATTTATTGCATAATTTTCTTTGTAGCATTCTTTGCTTGCATAAATCATGTGCCCATAGGCTTGTTTCCTGCGGATAAAGATtccagcatacaaaattttgcccgTCCAGATGAATTGGGAGAAAATCTGCGCATGAAAGCTTTTACAAATcctaattttgtgaaaattgtaaAGGatctatttaaattttatcaccAACGtggtatttttaattttgaagattatgactaaataataataaataaataaacaaaaatcatatttcTTAAATATATTCCCAAACTTAGTTTAAAACTGTCAACTCTTCTTTATAGACATACTAgttggaccgggcccgctccgctgcgccttcttttactttatatggaacaaaattatactttgaatatttttttcttcgacaattaaaaagatTCTAGtgcaataccatgctacgaaaatagtatatgaatatctcttgactaacagtataacaatgtaagtgtctttatctgaatcccatatgatcttaattggACTACAAATttgctcggagggtttaatgtcatttaagtttggatgttagatgtactccattcttaatagactttatttcagccccatattcttatgatgtccgatttaggtgtgttttcggcggtgaggtggtcccccagactctTGGCCCTGAATCGTgcttttctttcaaataccattcatttaaaccccatattgccattggttaaaagagagtttatgggatgaggcgtcccccaaacacttggccccaaaatttggatgtcaaattcgttttctaatctcaaatacctttcatttgacccacatatattggcatggtcggtaaatgtttaccctttgggagtgttttggggaagggacggtgccccaaatacatggtcccacatttggatatttgtattctactctgaaatacctttatttgagccccatattgcgatagttAGTAAATTATTGCTGTTTGTAAGGTATGGGGtgagggaaggggtagacccccagaaaattggtcccgaaaatgggtatcaatttcgtgctctactccccaatacctttcatttaagccccaaattgacatggtcggtaaatatgcccgatttagggatgttttggggagtggggtggtctcccaaactattggccctgaaaaaatatcagctcaattctcatatatatcatttacttgaatcccatattacaATTATCctcaaaattaaatatcaaattagttttctaatctcaaaccccttatggcaaaagtcagcaaatatgtcaggtttggggtattggccctaaaaactataaatatttagttccactctctttaagatccaaattgtcttggtgagcaaatacgtcctatttggggttgttatggtggtgggacgtctcctagacagttggtcccgaatgttgatatcagattcgtggtccactcccaaatatctttcatttgagccccatatttccatagtcggcaaatatgaatGGTTTGGGGGATAGGGTGACTTGGCACTTTTCACTTGTcattgataaaataaaaaaaaaaatcagattcatgttctacactaaaatacatcttatttgagtcccatattgcaatggtcagcaaaatctttcaatagacactttttcctgaatattgatttAAGACTCGTGTTTTATTTCCAAaaccttttcatttgagcccaatatttctgtggtcgtaaatttgtcctttgtgaaatgtttttggggaggggcggccccgcaaacacttggtcccacatttggataccatattcgtattctacactcaaataccttttatttgagtcccacagtGTCATGGTCAGATACACTTGATCCgacaactggatatcagatacgttttctaatcttcaatacctttcatttgagtcccatattggcgtgattggtctatatatatatttggtaggttttgggtaccccatccgaaatttggatactaattttttgtttataggttactataagagagcacacacaaTTATGCTTaaatccatctccgagatctggcgtttctgaaaattagggtgagggggagggtccgccccccttcagatatcaaaaaatattgtACTCTGTTTTCACCACAGAAAATCGGTTCCGCTAGTCTATAAGTCTGTTCCGCTAGTCTatgagtctataaagaacatacatacaaacaaccaaacacaaataaatttttattcttttaacgCGTCCTGTGGATGAAGTGGCAAGCgtacggacatggttagatcgatttagaatgtcatgGTGACCAAGAACAGTGTcttttaccaatatttcgaggttttacaaacacaATTGCAAAGATACTATACTCCCCAtcgtaaggtggagggtataaaaacaccaaaaacagtTCTTAACTTAGTACAAAAAAATTCTCAACTACTTTTAAAAATATGTGAGTCATTAAGCACTCAGCTCTTTGCTCCTTAACtctttgtatgttttttttttcgataagaGCATGACTAGTGGGTATCAATGCATTAAACATAGCAGTATCGCGCATTGACTGGTAAAGTACAGatttgtgtttctttgtgtAGGCAAACTATTGAAATGGCTGCAATTAATAATCCAAATATCGATCTGCACATTCCCAAGTGGATAAATGTGGAATATTTTCATGATATTGTGGCAAAAGATATTCCCGAAATGGAATCAATAGTGAATTTTATCCCAACAGCGGCAATACCACCGGGTGAAAATTTTACATCGGTAATGGTGCGTCTACATTTTGATTTGAAAATGAAAGGTTGGTGGCATGAGAtgtgaaaaaaattagaaatgttTACAAGAAACCAAAAAATGAAGTGGGAGATACACAGTGATGATGATGTATTAAAAATTGTAAACTGTTGCTCTAAGCTAagagtatttcaagaactgaactcttcgtttaaaaatacaactttgtattaaaaaattgagaactgagtaaaacagATAACAAGACACCAAGACAAAGAGATGTGTGAATGCAAAAAAAGAGCccttcagcaaaaagaaaatctttcttTTCAGATTTCAGTGAGTGCACGTTGTACAAAGCATGTATTCGGGTACAGTTTGCTTCAGATaaagtatttttcttgtcgtctgctttggtagtacgaaattcgtacgaagACAACGTAGTTGATTTGACACGCGTAGGTTTTTATATGAGAAAACAAACAGTTTGCAAACTATTTGTGTGATCAGTTTATCTT
This Stomoxys calcitrans chromosome 2, idStoCalc2.1, whole genome shotgun sequence DNA region includes the following protein-coding sequences:
- the LOC106080408 gene encoding uncharacterized protein LOC106080408 translates to MSTKNGVINPNETLCIPSWICVEYFHDVVFKDNPDMATIIGFTSTAATPPGENYTSIMLRLHFTLEMKDGSLKEKTYILKTMLENEKAFQTIYKLALFPKEMKMYSEYLPAFEKLYRAIGWNIKLSPRCLLSEKKGDLINLVFEDLQEENFKNIDRLKGCNMSHMRQILRKIAELHAASAVYEQQYGAYPEEFQFSFINQLQDEAYLKRKFDVRTNSYKKAMSQWDCSEAEEYIKKFPTFEQYRKCVMVSMQPSPYSFNVLNHGDFWSNNIMFFYDANGDLHETLLLDFQVCKWGSPAEDLLFLLTISPESEIRFKEYDHFITIYHQRLLECLKALDYRKSLPTLRSLHQAMYDKRNTFYAFYACLNRLPVTFLPPDSNSSIQNFDRPDEVGEKLRMKAYTNSIFVDVIKNVFRFYHQRGLFSFEDFYKPPKMTAPNKIDNPNVDLHIPSWINLDYFKDIVAKDVPDMVDIVNFTPTAAIPPGSNFTSAMLRLHFDLRMKDGSLKYKSYIFKTMLENDKGGKIINELALFPKELQMYCKYLPAFENLYKKAGWHIQLAPRCLLAERKDNIINFMFEDLQERNFKNANRLEGFDMVHMQHSLRKLAEFHAASAVYEEQNGAYPEDFQYSFIDTRHNLSYLQSKYNTTISSYKKAMALWNWDKAEEYIQKLPTFDQYWKCALASLEPSPNSFNVLNHCDFWSSNIMFAYLPNGELDNTLLLDFQICKWGSPAEDLLFFLTTSPNGDIILKEYDSFVVLYHARLVECLRILGYRKSIPSLRSIHQDMFDKRNTYYAFFACINHVPIGLFPADKDSSIQNFARPDELGENLRMKAFTNPNFVKIVKDLFKFYHQRGIFNFED